In Papaver somniferum cultivar HN1 chromosome 1, ASM357369v1, whole genome shotgun sequence, a genomic segment contains:
- the LOC113357783 gene encoding uncharacterized protein LOC113357783 has product MVECYYKEKLECDWMFHAAPKTSNVKGHLFLKAYNGEHKCCAGYSDGTKADPNPNKKARDIVRELKSDYGLEVSYDQAHAGKELCFKELYDEDIKSYTDLRWWCEAVKKHDPGSRADLVVEGGEFKRIFPLAYGIVSAETVENWHWFLKKLESILGPRVLTFISDRHEGLIQGIRDVFPTFYHAWCYQHLKNNVRRKTNKKKGEHCAAMGLFKECFYSLTHQGFDQGMQKLKDMGCDGLHKFLSEIPVECWSNAHCLGCRYDDMCSNIAESFNSWIKEAKGMPIATLVNWIKLKIMEQMSTRKRKGATYKGFICPRLEKKVLASIRAGVQWRITKYGDMEWEVFDGKHTHAVNIARFQCSCRVWFTEKFPCDHGIACMHSNNINVYEYINPYFSIASFRASYDRPIKPIPDYDKPIDVATGDLVNPPTVVGKKHGRSKKKRIPNTGSASFKRPITCGNCHT; this is encoded by the exons ATGGTGGAATGTTATTACAAGGAGAAATTGGAATGCGACTGGATGTTCCATGCAGCTCCCAAGACTTCCAATGTGAAGGGTCACTTATTCCTCAAGGCCTATAACGGGGAACATAAATGTTGTGCTGGTTATAGTGATGGAACAAAGGCCGATCCG AATCCAAACAAGAAAGCcagggatattgttagagaactcAAAAGTGATTATGGGTTGGAAGTGAGCTACGATCAGGCGCATGCCGGGAAAGAATTATGTTTCAAGGAATTGTATGACGAGGACATTAAATCATACACTGACTTGAGATGGTGGTGTGAAGCCGTGAAGAAACACGATCCAGGTAGTAGGGCTGATTTAGTTGTTGAAGGTGGCGAGTTTAAGA GAATATTTCCTCTGGCATATGGTATCGTATCAGCTGAAACTGTTGAGAATTGGCATTGgttcttgaagaaactagaatctatCTTGGGTCCTCGTGTACTAACTTTTATTTCGGATCGCCATGAGGGTTTGATCCAAGGGATTCGTGATGTTTTCCCAACTTTCTATCATGCTTGGTGTTACCAGCATTTGAAGAATAATGTCCGCCGTAAGACCAACAAGAAAAAGGGAGAGCATTGTGCTGCGATGGGTTTGTTCAAAGAATGTTTCTATTCATTGACTCATCAAGGCTTTGATCAGGGTATGCAAAAGTTGAAGGATATGGGATGTGATGGTCTTCACAAATTCTTGAGTGAGATTCCAGTGGAATGTTGGTCCAATGCACATTGTCTGGGCTGTCGTTACGACGATATGTGTTCAAACATTGCAGAGTCCTTCAACTcttggatcaaggaagcaaaaggtATGCCTATTGCAACACTTGTTAACTGGATCAAACTTAAAATTATGGAACAGATGAGTACAAGGAAGAGGAAGGGGGCGACGTATAAAGGATTCATTTGTCCCAGGCTAGAGAAAAAAGTGTTGGCTTCCATTCGCGCTGGTGTCCAGTGGAGAATAACCAAGTATGGTGACATGGAGTGGGAAGTTTTTGATGGAAAGCACACGCATGCTGTTAATATTGCGAGGTTTCAGTGCAGTTGTAGGGTTTGGTTTACTGAGAAGTTCCCTTGTGACCACGGTATTGCGTGTATGCATTCAAATAACATCAATGTTTACGAGTACATTAATCCGTATTTCAGCATTGCTAGCTTCCGTGCTTCGTATGATCGTCCTATCAAGCCCATTCCTGATTACGACAAGCCTATTGATGTTGCTACTGGAGATCTCGTGAACCCACCAACTGTCGtaggaaaaaaacatggtagATCGAAGAAGAAGCGGATTCCTAACACAGGTAGTGCAAGTTTCAAGAGACCAATTACGTGCGGTAACTGCCATACTTAG
- the LOC113357792 gene encoding uncharacterized protein LOC113357792 → MSHVVACLYTSKDITFKKAISVFLKVWGRLVVTFLWWFIVALIWSTVASLLYFWFFASQNGFEYNIPTTKNAIVISSISIPYGAGLLYMILVWSTATVVSVLEKDYGRKAMIKSIKLIWGKTLVSCAILLVLAILVAGIRYPFIVFVVLGKISSLTGKVFLGMACYLLMIVLVHFSLVIQTVIYFVCKSYHNEDVVNAAQHLEGPYAHISGEKEVQLEPAAMV, encoded by the coding sequence ATGTCACACGTTGTCGCTTGTTTATATACTTCTAAGGATATCACCTTCAAGAAAGCCATTAGTGTGTTCCTTAAGGTCTGGGGTAGACTTGTGGTCACATTTTTGTGGTGGTTCATCGTGGCGCTTATATGGTCCACTGTGGCATCTTTATTGTATTTCTGGTTTTTCGCAAGTCAGAACGGATTTGAATATAACATTCCTACGACCAAAAATGCGATAGTTATTAGTAGTATATCAATACCTTACGGTGCCGGATTACTTTACATGATCCTTGTTTGGAGCACCGCAACAGTAGTATCGGTGCTGGAAAAAGATTATGGTAGAAAAGCCATGATAAAGAGTATAAAATTGATTTGGGGTAAGACATTGGTTTCTTGTGCCATTCTTCTTGTGCTTGCAATTTTGGTTGCCGGTATACGTTACCCTTTCATTGTGTTCGTGGTTCTTGGGAAGATATCGTCGCTAACAGGAAAAGTATTTTTAGGAATGGCTTGTTATTTGTTGATGATTGTTCTCGTTCATTTTAGTCTTGTCATCCAGACGGTCATCTACTTCGTTTGCAAATCTTACCACAACGAAGACGTAGTGAACGCTGCTCAACACCTTGAAGGTCCTTATGCTCATATAAGTGGGGAGAAAGAGGTTCAATTAGAACCTGCAGCAATGGTTTGA